The DNA window ACCCTGTCACTCGCCACCTGTACCCCGACTGTCCCCGTCATGACGTAGAGCTCGATCTCCGCTTGGTCGCGTAGCCGGGCATAGCCAAGTTCGATGGACGGCGGTCCCTCCTCCCATTCGCCGAACCACTCCGTCAGGTAAACGGATCGGTATTGCTGAGAGCCGAGGTCGATCAGCGGGAGGCCGGATTGAGCCAGTGAGTCGTTCTCAGTAACCGAAGATCGCGTTGTGTGATGCCGATATGGTCCAATCGTGCTCGCGGTGCAGTAGCACGAGTGCGGCTCGGACGATCTGCCCGATGCGCCAGGGGTCGAGGCTGACTCGGCGCAGAGCCTTGAAGGTGACGGTGAGCAGGGCGTTCGCGCGTTCGCCGACGCCGCGCAGGCCCCGCAGCAGCTTGTTGTAGGTGTGCTGGTCGTCGCTGAGTATGGCCTGGCCGCGCTTCTTCTTCACCGGCACCCGGATGACGTCGGCGGCGCCTTCATATCCCAGGTCGGCCAGGGCCGGCACCGTGTCCCGCGCGGTGGCCAGGGTGGCGATGATGCCGTGGGTGCGGGCGCAGGTCATGTCATGTTCGCGGCCGGGGCGTACGTCGGAGACCCACAACGGCCAGCCGTCCGGGGCGGAGATCACCTGGATGTTGCCGCCGTGGTGCTTGTGTTTGCCCGACCACCACAGGTCGGCGCCGTTCGGGCCGGGCGTGGCGACGCGGTCGGTGGCGATGACGATGCCGTCGAGGTTGACGTGAGTCAGGCCCGTGTCGGCTGCGCTGTCGAGCACCTGCCGCAGGCCGGGGGCGTGGGCTGCCAGGACGTCGATGCCTTCGTGCAGGTAGCGGTAGGCGGTCTTGCGGCTGATGTGGTGGTCGGTGGCCAGTTGCTTGATCCGGGTGTTGTCGAGGAACCAGCGAAGGATCAAGACTGCCTGGGCGAAGCAGCCCAGCGCCCGGCGTCCTTTGCGGGTGCCGCGACGGCGGCGTTCAGTGTGCAGCAGGGCGGCCAGGAACAGCACAGTCTCGCGACGTACGTCGAGGGTCGCGGTGTATGTGACACTAGTGGGCACGTGAAGCCTCTGGTTCTGAAGTTGATCTCTAGTCAAGACCACTTCTACCAGGGGCTTTACGCTTGCTGATCACTAGGTTGGCTTGCCGGGTCCAAGGAGATCACGCACAGCAACTGTTCGTTACCGACAACGGCTCAGTCTCCGCTCTCGCGCCGCCTCGCTGATCGCGTCCTTATTCCAGGACATGCCGACGAACCTGATGATGAGTGCGCCGATTACGGAGAAGCGAAGTGTTCGATCCGCCTGCACCAACATGGCCGTCGCTCCCACATGGCCGCCGCTCCAATGGTGGCGAATAGGAGACTACCGCGCAGCACGCCGAGATCCATGAGCTCGGGAAACGTCAGGCATTGACGTGATCTCAGCGAATAGCTGGTAGGTAGTCGTGCTCGAAATGGGTGAGGACAAGGGCTGCGCGGGCGATGTCGCCGATTCTGCTGGGGCTGACGGTGATGTGCTGCAGGGTCCGCCACCGGCCTTTGAGCAGGGCGAACCCGCGTTCGCCGAGACAGCGCAGAGCGCGTAGGAGCCGGTTGTAGGTGCGGTTGTCCGGGCTGAGGATCTGGTTTCCCTCGGGCTGCCTGATCGGTGTATGGACGCCGATCCCTGCGCCGTCGTAGCCACTGTCGGCGAGGGTGGGCAGGCCGGCTGCGGCTGCGGCGTACAGCGCGCCCAGCACGTGGGTGCGGGCGGCGGTCAGATCGTGCACCGAGCCGGGCTCGACCTCAGCGACCCACAACGGCAGGCCGTCGGGTGCCGAGAGAGCTTGCAGCTTGCCAGCGTGCTGGTGGGCCTTGCCGGAGTGCCAGGCGTCGATGAGTTCGCCCTTGACGCTGAGCCTCTGCTCGGCGCAGCGGTCGATGCCGATCAGAGTGCCGTCGAGGATCACATACGCCAGCCCGTCGGTGTGGGCGCGGTCGAGGGCTTCGTGTAGATCAGGGGCTTGAGCTGCAAGGACGTTGATCCCCTCGTGAATGTAGCGGTAGGCGGTGGCGCGGGAGACGCGGTGGTCGCGGCCGAGTTTGGGGATGTCGTGCTCACCCCGGAACCAGCGCAGGATCAGAACCGCCTGCCAGAACGGGGTCAGGGCGCGGCTGCCCTTGGGGGTGCCGAGCCGTCGTCGTTCGTCCCGCAGTGAACGGGCAACGTGGTGAACCACCGCGCGGGAGACGTCGAGCATGGCACGATGAGCAATCACGTGGAGCCTTTCGGCGATGGTGCTTTCTTGTGGTGAGAACTCATCTATCGGAGGCTCCACGTCTGTCTCCGGCCTTCGACGACTTCTCCCGGAAGGCCCGAAACGCCACCATCGACGTCCCGGACATCCCTCATCGTCCGATTTATTTCCCTGAGATCACCTCAGTGAAGCGCGAGAACGATGATTGCAATGTTGACGAACGGAGCCAACGCTGCACCAGCGCGGCAATTTGATCAGCCATTCGAGTAGCAAGCCCGCGAGGAAAGGCGCAAGGAGCATCACATTTGAGCCTGTGAAGTCGTCCTCCGGACCGTAGAGGTGGATGTAGACCTCCATCAGCCCGATTGCGCTCTTCCCGCGATTGCGGCCCGGCATAAGGCGTTCATGTGCGGATTGTAGGTCTTGAGAAGTCTTCAGTGCCCAGCCCAATGGCCCAGGCAGCACGGAGAGTTCCACGCAATCCGGTGGTCCAGGGCTGAGGAACGAAGCCCTGGACCTTCGATCGCCGCCGACCATCTATGGCGACCGGCCACGATGTGGCGATCGTAAGGGCTGCATCCGTGCGGCGGCGTGGCACCCCTGGTCGGCGCGTTCGGTAAGTGCGGCGTGGCCGGCGTGCGGCGCGCGGCCCGGTGTCCCGCCGCCGTCCGGGACCGGCCCCCAGGCCGCACGCCCGGACGGCGGGTGGGCGGGCGGAGGGCCGGGGTGCGGCGGCGCGCCGCGCCGCCGTCTTGCCGAACGGGCCGGGGGTGGCGGGTCGATGACGCTCAGCCCGTACACCTGCGTCACCGTCTCCATGCGTCCCGGTCAGCCGTCGCGGTTCAACGTCTCCTTCTGTTCGGCGGAGCTGCGGGTGCATGCCTGGCTCGGGGACACCGGCAAGCCCTGCCTCGACCTGAACACCTCGGACGCGTCGGTGACGGTTTCGACCTCGGGGCCGGTGACCGACTACGACGTGACCGTTGCCCGTGAGATCTTCAACGCCGCCGCTCGGTGCCTGGCCGCCCAAGTCGAAGGCCGGCAGGCGCATCGTCGGCATCCCACAGGCCTCATCCCCGCCCTGAAGGAACACCTGCGGCTACGTGAAGCCCGAAGCGGGAGCGCTGGTCTTCACCGGGATCAAGGGCGACCGATGCGCCGGAGCGGGTTCAACAAGCTCTCCGGGTGGGTGGAAGCTGTGAAGGTGATCGGCGTTCCAGGTCTGCACTTCCATGATCTCCGTCACACGGGGAACATGATCGCGGCGGACTCGGGCGCGGGCCTCAAGGACCTCATGGCACGGATGGGACACGACAACGTCCGGGCTGCGGTGATCTATCAACACGCCGTCCGGGGAGCCGACAAACTGATCACCGAAGCCATCGACAAGCACCTAATCGGGCACGAACGGGCACGCGACGAGGACGACGACGACCCGCCTGGCCTACTGGTTCCTACTGGATGATCACAGCCCTAATGGCACGCAGAGATCAACAGCCCGAGGAAACACCGAAGCCCAGGCGCCGAATCCATCGGTCGACCTGGGCTTTCACCATGAGAGCGGGTGACGGGAATCGAACCCGCGCTGTCAGCTTGGGAATTGCAGGGATCTTGGCTCGTGGAGGCGCTGACCTGGGGCTGAGGTCGGTCGTGAGTGACCGCGGTTGCCCCTCGTCACCCTGTTCAATGGCACGCTAATGGCACGACGATCAGCCTGCGACCGCGGTCCATGCCATCGATGGGTAAGGGGATGAGGCTACGCCACCTTGACCGAGTGGGGTCCGACGCTGATGGTGATGTCGAGATGCCCACCCAGTGCGGCGGCGTAGGCGCGGAGGGTCTCCAGTTCCATGGCCTCGATGTCCCCGTTCTCGATCTGAGAGATCCGGCTCTGGGAAACACCCAGGATCTGGGCGACCTCGGCTTGGGTCTTCCCGGTAGACTTGCGGAGTTCCTTGAGGTGGTGGCCGGCAATGTAGGCGTCGAGTTCGGTGCGGGCCTTGGCCTGACGTTCCGGCTCCGCCAACTCGGGGTGACGGCGGTGTGCCTCGGCTTTGACGTCCTGCCATCGGCGGGCGGTGCTCATCGATCGGTCTCCTTGTCTTGCTCCGCTCGGTAATCGGCGTAGCGGGCTTCGGCTAGTGGTACGGCCTCGTCATACCATCGGGACCATTGTCCTGCTTTATCACCAGCGACCAAGAAGATTGCTGCCCGGTCGGGGTCGAAGACAAAGAGCATTCGGATCTCTGATCTCTTGCGGGAACCTGGCCGGAGCTCCTTCAAGTTCTTGAGGTTGCTGTGCTCAAGGGTGTCAACGAGCGGACGCCCCAGCGCGGGTCCGACCTCCGCGAGGCGGTCGATGGCCTGTTCGATCAGCGCCGCAGTGTCCGGGTCGGACTCGCAGAGCTTCAAGAACCACACGTCCACCGGTTCTAGGAGGATGATATCCCACGCCATGCAGCGAATATAACTTAGGACTCATGTCGTGTCGGTCGAATCGTGGGCACGATCCCTCGCGCGACCCGCGGGGTTGACTGGGCGGAGCCTCCCGATGGCGAGGTGCTCCGAGCGGCCTCGATTCACCGCGAGTCCCCTGACCATCGGGCCTGCGGGCGAAAAGGAGGCTAGAAGCGATCAAAGTCCAGGTCTCGGGAATCCGCCGGTTGACCTGGGTCGTCAGACTGAGAGCGGGTGACGGGAATCGAACCCGCGCTGTCAGCTTGGGAACTCTTTCGAGATCAAGACCTCTGCGCAGGGGAAACGCTGACCCGGAATGTACCGGTCGAGTGACCGTGAGTCCCCGCGACTCCCTGCTGGTCGCTTCAAGAACGGGCACGCAGCGGGCACGGGCTTACGGCCATTCAATGCGGACAAGGTAGACCTCGCGCTGCCGGTCCAGGACCACGTACGTGGCAAGGCCACGCTCTCCGAACGGGTGCGTGAGCATGTTCGCCCGGGGATTTGCAGAGTTGTACGGGTTCCCACTCCAAGGAGCGGTCTCCAGCAGGGCGAACAGCTCCGCGAGCGGATGCAGTGCGGGATCGGGTAGTGCGGCGATCTGTTCCTCGGCTACGGGATCGATGATGAGCTTGAACACCTAGACATCGATCCCACGAGCAGCAAGGATCTCCCGCCACGGCCTCCCCTGAGGAACGGGTTCGCCGGCAAGAGCCTGCTGGGCGCGGACGTGCATCTGACGGCGCCCCTCGGGATCCTTTGCGGTGTCACAGGCGGAGATCCACCAGCGGTGTACGAAAGCGTTCAGCGCCCCGAGATCCAGACTCACCCTGACCTCGTCGAGCACGGCCCTGAGCCCGGCGTCGAAAGCTTCGCGATCTTCCGGGACGACCAACGCGGCACGGATCGCCCGCAGGTTCTTCTCAGGCAGAGGCGTGCCGCCGGAGATGAAGTCCTGCGGTTGTGCGGTCATGCCCGCTCCCTTCCTTGTCCTCTAGAGACTACAGAGGAGGGGCGACATCTTTCACGCACACAGAAGACGGTCTTGCCACAGCATGAGAGCGGAGCGGGTGACGGGAATCGAACCCGCGCTGTCAGCTTGGGAAGCTGATGTTCTGCCATTGAACTACACCCGCGCGCACCCCTGAAGCCCGCGCCGGCAACAACCTCACAGCCCGCAGCCTTCGGGAAACTCGCGTCCCCCACTGTAGCGGAACTTTGGCTCGCAACAGCAATCCCGGGCGCCGAAGTTCGACCTCGACCGGTAAGTTGCTCTCCGTGCTGCTATCTGATCGTGACATCCTCGCTGAGATCGACTCCGGGCGGCTGGTGCTGGAGCCCTTCGACCAGGAGATGATCCAGCCGTCCAGCATCGACGTGCGGCTCGACCGGTTCTTCCGGGTGTTCGAGAACCATCGTTACCCGCACATCGATCCGTCGGTGGAGCAGCCGGATCTGACGCGTATGGTGGAGCCGGACGGCGAGGAGCCGTTCATCCTGCATCCGGGGGAGTTCGTGCTGGCCTCGACGTACGAGGTCATCACGCTGCCGGACGATCTGGCGTCGCGGCTGGAGGGGAAGAGCTCGCTCGGGCGGCTCGGGCTGCTGACGCATTCGACGGCGGGGTTCATCGATCCGGGGTTCAGCGGGCACGTGACGCTGGAGCTGTCGAACGTGGCGACGTTGCCGATCAAGTTGTGGCCGGGGATGAAGATCGGGCAGTTGTGCGTGTTCCGGTTGAGCTCGCCGGCGGAGCACCCGTACGGCTCCGCCAAGTACGGCTCCCGCTACCAGGGCCAGCGCGGTCCGACTCCGTCGCGCTCCTATCGGAACTTCCACCGGACGAAGATCTGATTCAGATGAACATCAGGTGAACGGCCGGGGAACAATCGAGTGAACGAGTGGGCCTCCCGCCGGATCCGAGGGCTGGTCACCGGCTCTCCGGGGCGGGCTGGAGCTGCAAAAAGGCCCGAAAACTAGCGGCTTTCCCCGTGTCGCACCACCTACCACGGGTAGCCACTAGGCGAAGGGGACATGAAGTTCGCATTTCGCCTGGTAGGCCATACCCTCTTCCACGGACCATCCCCGCACATCTGGAGAACGACGTGCGCCTGCGTCTCACGCCACGTGAGGACAGCTACTACGACCTGTTCGCCGACTCGGCGAACAACCTGGTCACGGCATCGCGTCTGCTGGTGGAGATCATCAGTGACGGCTCGGACAGGGAGACCCTGGCCGAGAAGATGCGCGCCTGCGAGCACGCCGGTGACGAACGCACTCACGCGATCATGAACCGGCTCAACGAGAGCTTCATCACCCCGTTCGACCGCGAGGACATCTACCGCCTCGCCTCCAACCTCGACGACGTCATGGACGCGATGGAGGCCGCCTCCGACCTCATCGTCCTGTACCAGCTCGACCACCTCCCCAAGGACGTCGTGCGCCAGGTCGAGGTGCTGGAGCGGGCCGCCGAGCTGACCGCCGAGGCCATGCCGCGCCTGCGCTCGATGAAGAACCTCAACGAGTACTGGATCGAGGTCAACCGCCTGGAGAACCAGGGTGACCAGGTCTACCGCCGGCTGCTGGCCAAGCTGTTCAGCGGCGAGTACGACGCCCTCACCGTCATGAAGATGAAGGAGGTCGTCGACGCCCTCGAAGAGGCCGCCGACGCCTTCGAGCACGTGGCCAACACCGTCGAGTCGATCGCGGTCAAGGAAAGCTAGGCCCGACCAGTGGACCTCACGCTCGCCCTCGTCATCGGCGTGGTCGTCGTCGCTCTGGCCTTCGACTACACCAACGGGTTCCACGACGCGGCGAACGCCATCGCGACCTCCGTCTCGACCCGGGCCCTGACCCCCAGGGCCGCCCTGTTCATGGCGGCGGCCATGAACTTCATCGGCGCCCACCTGGGCACCCAAGTCGCCCAGACGGTCGGCAAAGGCATCATCGACGCACCGGACGGCAGCCACGGCCTGGTGATCGTCGCCTCGGCGCTCATCGGCGCGATCGCCTGGAACCTCATCACCTGGTACTTCGGTCTCCCGTCCTCCTCCAGCCACGCCCTGATCGGCGGCCTCGTCGGCGCGGCGCTCGCCTCGGCCAGCGTCGTCCACTGGGACGGCGTGGTCGAGAAGGTCGTCATCCCCATGGTGCTGTCGCCGCTGGTCGGCTTCACGCTGGCGGCGGTCATCATGATCGCCATCTACTGGATCTTCCGGCACGCCCAGCCGGGCAAGACCAACCGCGGCTTCCGCTACGCCCAGACCGTCTCGGCCGCCGCCATGGCGCTCGGGCACGGCCTCCAGGACGCGCAGAAGACCATGGGTGTGATCTTCCTGGCCCTCGTCGTCGGCGGGTTCGCCTCTCCCGGCGACGACATCCCGCAGTGGGTCATCCTGGCCGCCGCGGGCGCGATCTCGCTCGGCACGTACGCGGGCGGCTGGCGGATCATGCGCACCCTGGGCCGGCGCATCATCGCGCTCGACCCGCCGCAGGGCTTCGCCGCCGAGTCGGCGGCGGCCACGGTGCTGTACGTGGCCGCCATCGGGTTCGGGGCGCCCATCTCCACCACGCACACGATCACCTCGGCGATCATGGGTGTCGGCGCGACCAAGCGGCTCAGCGCCGTGCGGTGGGGCGTGGCCGGCAACATCGTGACCGCCTGGATCCTGACCATCCCGGCCGCGGCGGCGGTGGCCGCCGTCTCCTACTTCATCTTCCACGCGATCATCGAGTAGCCGCAGGGGGTCCCGGTCCCGGTCCCGGCCCCGGCCCCGCCGCCGGGGTCAGGGGTCAGGGGTCAGGGGTCAGGGGGTCGCGTACATCACGTCGACGTCCCAGCGGGCGAACCCCAGCCCCTCGTACAGCCGGATCGCGGCCGTGTTGGCCTCGTCCACGTAGAGCATGGCCTGGGCGAGGCCGCGCGCCCGCAGGTGGTCGAGACCGGCCAGGGTGAGGGCCTTGCCCAGGCCGGTGCCCTGCTGGGAGGGGTCGACGCCGACGACGTACACCTCGCCGAGCGGCTCGTGGCCGTGCTCGCTGGAGCCGTGGATCTTCGTCCAGTGGAAGCCGACCAGCCGGTCGCCGCGGACGGCGAGGAAGAAGCCCTCCGGGTCGAACCAGGGCTCCTGCTCGCGCCGCAGCAGGTCGTCCATGGTCCACGCGCCCTGCTCGGGGTGGTGGGCGAAGGCGGCGGCGTTGACCTTGAGCCAGGACTCCTCGTCCTGTCCTGGCACGAACGTCCGCATCCGCACCCCTTCAGGCAGCGTGTACGCCGCCAGCGGCGCGAACAGCGAGCGGCGCATCTGCCAGAGCGACCGGACCCGCTCCAGGCCGAAGGAGGCCGCGAGCGCCCCGGCGGCGGCGTGGTCGCCGTGCGCCCAGAGCCGCAGCCGGCCGCCGGCCAGGTCGAGGACGGCGCGCAGCAGGCGGGCGCCGTTGCCGGACCGCCGGTGCGCGGGGTGGATGACCAGTTCGGCGCTCGGCCCCTCCACCTCGTCGGTCGGGTCGACGTGGGCGTAGCCCGCGAGGACGCCGTCCTGGAGGAGCAGGAGCGAGCGCGCTCGCGGGTCGCCGCCGTAGCGGAGGTGGAGCATCACATGCTCGTTCAGCGGGCGGACGCCGTCGGCCTGCGTCGCGGCCTCCACCAGCCCCAGCACCTCGGCGATCTCGGAGTCGTCCAGTCGTTGCCTGATTTCCACGTGCGCGCTCACACGAGAACTCTAGGCGTACGACTGGCAAATACCGCCATGCGGTAGCCGGGCAGCTTGTTACCTTTGCGCCATTGGCCGCTCGGATTCCGGCTTTAACGTGGTGGGCCATGACGTCTCGTTCATTCCTCCGGCTGGTCCTCGCCGGAGCCGTCGCCTCGGGTGCGGTCGCGCTGGCGGCCGTCCCGGCGGGCGCGGCGAGCCCGGGCAAGCCCGCGCGTACGGTCCCCGTGCGGCTGCTCGCGCTCAACGACTTCCACGGCAACCTCGAACCCCCGACCGGCTCCTCCGGCCGCATGGTGGACGAGAACGGCAAGACCGTCGACGCCGGCGGCGCGGCGTACATTGCCACGCACATGAAGGCACTGACCGACAGGAACACCATCGCCGTGGCGCAGGGCGACCTCATCGGCGCCTCGCCGCTGCTGTCGGCGGCCTACCACGACGAGCCGTCCGTCGAGTTCCTGGGCAAGCTGGGGCTCAAGGTGGCCGCGGTCGGCAACCACGAGTTCGACGAGGGCTACACCGAGCTGCGCCGCATCATGAACGGCGGCTGCCACCCGGTCGACGGCTGCTCCCCGGCCGGCACGTGGAAGGGCGCCACGTTCGACTACGTGGGCGCGAACGTGCTGTTCAAGAACCCGGACGAGCGCACGGACGCGCTCGCCGCGCTCGGCGCCCAGCAGGCCAAGGCGAAGAAGCTCATGGCCGACTGGGGCGTGCCCGCCCTGCCGCCGGTCAGCGTCAAGTGGGTCAACGGCGTGCCGATCGGCTTCATCGGCCTGGTCACCCAGACCACCCCGAACATCGTCACCGCCGAGGGCATCAAGAACCTCAAGTTCGTCGACGAGGTCAAGGCCGCGAACCTGGCCTCGAAGATCCTCAAGCTGGTCGGCGTCAAGGCGCAGGTCGTGCTGGTGCACGAGGGCGACCAGGTCACCGCCGGGCAGTCGCCGGACTCCTGCTCGGCCGTCGCCGGCGCGGGGGCGCGCATCGCCACGCAGGTGGACCCGGAGATCGACGTCGTGCTGACCGGGCACTCGCACCAGGCGTACCTCTGCACGATCAAGGACCCGGCGGGCAACGACCGGCTCTACTCGCAGGGCGGCTCGTTCGGGCGGGTCATCACCCAGGTGGACCTCAAGGTCAACCTGAAGAACCTGGACATCGACCGCTCCTCGGTCGTCGCGGACAACCACGTCGTGACCCGGACGGTCGATCCCGATCCGGAGATCTCCACCTTCGTCCAGACGTGGAGGGACCGCGTGGCCCCGGTCGCGAACAAGGCGATCGGCTCCATCACCGCCGAACTCAGCAACACCGCCACGCCCTCCGGCGAGTCCCCGCTCGGCGACCTCATCGCCGACGCCCAGCTCGCCGCCACCAGGACCGGCGGCAACGCGCAGATCGCGCTCATGAACCCGGGCGGCGTGCGGTTCCCGCTCACCTACCCCTCCTCCCCTGCGGGCGAGGGCGACGGCGTCGTGACCTACGGCGAGGCGTTCGCCGTGCAGCCGTTCAACAACCTCATGCAGGTCGTGACGCTGACCGGCGCCCAGCTCAAGACGGTGCTGGAGCAGCAGTTCACCGGCGGGCCCAACAACCAGCCGTTCAACAAGATCCTGCAGCCCTCCGCGAACTTCACCTACACCTACAGCACCAGTGCCCCCTGGGGCTCGAAGGTGTCGGACATGAAGATCGACGGCGTGCCGGTGACGGACACCCAGACGATCCGGGTCGCGGCCAACAACTTCCTGGTCGGCGGCGGCGACGCCTTCGCCGCCTTCACCGAGGGCACGGACCTGTGGAGCGGGCCGCTGGACATCGACGCCTTCGTCGCCTACCTCGGCGCGAACAGCCCCGTCGCCCCGCCCGCCACCAACCGCATCACCGTGGCC is part of the Nonomuraea coxensis DSM 45129 genome and encodes:
- a CDS encoding helix-turn-helix domain-containing protein, whose translation is MSTARRWQDVKAEAHRRHPELAEPERQAKARTELDAYIAGHHLKELRKSTGKTQAEVAQILGVSQSRISQIENGDIEAMELETLRAYAAALGGHLDITISVGPHSVKVA
- a CDS encoding tyrosine-type recombinase/integrase, producing the protein MTLSPYTCVTVSMRPGQPSRFNVSFCSAELRVHAWLGDTGKPCLDLNTSDASVTVSTSGPVTDYDVTVAREIFNAAARCLAAQVEGRQAHRRHPTGLIPALKEHLRLREARSGSAGLHRDQGRPMRRSGFNKLSGWVEAVKVIGVPGLHFHDLRHTGNMIAADSGAGLKDLMARMGHDNVRAAVIYQHAVRGADKLITEAIDKHLIGHERARDEDDDDPPGLLVPTG
- a CDS encoding DUF47 domain-containing protein — encoded protein: MRLRLTPREDSYYDLFADSANNLVTASRLLVEIISDGSDRETLAEKMRACEHAGDERTHAIMNRLNESFITPFDREDIYRLASNLDDVMDAMEAASDLIVLYQLDHLPKDVVRQVEVLERAAELTAEAMPRLRSMKNLNEYWIEVNRLENQGDQVYRRLLAKLFSGEYDALTVMKMKEVVDALEEAADAFEHVANTVESIAVKES
- a CDS encoding type II toxin-antitoxin system RelE/ParE family toxin, yielding MAWDIILLEPVDVWFLKLCESDPDTAALIEQAIDRLAEVGPALGRPLVDTLEHSNLKNLKELRPGSRKRSEIRMLFVFDPDRAAIFLVAGDKAGQWSRWYDEAVPLAEARYADYRAEQDKETDR
- a CDS encoding inorganic phosphate transporter, producing MDLTLALVIGVVVVALAFDYTNGFHDAANAIATSVSTRALTPRAALFMAAAMNFIGAHLGTQVAQTVGKGIIDAPDGSHGLVIVASALIGAIAWNLITWYFGLPSSSSHALIGGLVGAALASASVVHWDGVVEKVVIPMVLSPLVGFTLAAVIMIAIYWIFRHAQPGKTNRGFRYAQTVSAAAMALGHGLQDAQKTMGVIFLALVVGGFASPGDDIPQWVILAAAGAISLGTYAGGWRIMRTLGRRIIALDPPQGFAAESAAATVLYVAAIGFGAPISTTHTITSAIMGVGATKRLSAVRWGVAGNIVTAWILTIPAAAAVAAVSYFIFHAIIE
- a CDS encoding transposase family protein, coding for MIAHRAMLDVSRAVVHHVARSLRDERRRLGTPKGSRALTPFWQAVLILRWFRGEHDIPKLGRDHRVSRATAYRYIHEGINVLAAQAPDLHEALDRAHTDGLAYVILDGTLIGIDRCAEQRLSVKGELIDAWHSGKAHQHAGKLQALSAPDGLPLWVAEVEPGSVHDLTAARTHVLGALYAAAAAGLPTLADSGYDGAGIGVHTPIRQPEGNQILSPDNRTYNRLLRALRCLGERGFALLKGRWRTLQHITVSPSRIGDIARAALVLTHFEHDYLPAIR
- a CDS encoding bifunctional metallophosphatase/5'-nucleotidase yields the protein MTSRSFLRLVLAGAVASGAVALAAVPAGAASPGKPARTVPVRLLALNDFHGNLEPPTGSSGRMVDENGKTVDAGGAAYIATHMKALTDRNTIAVAQGDLIGASPLLSAAYHDEPSVEFLGKLGLKVAAVGNHEFDEGYTELRRIMNGGCHPVDGCSPAGTWKGATFDYVGANVLFKNPDERTDALAALGAQQAKAKKLMADWGVPALPPVSVKWVNGVPIGFIGLVTQTTPNIVTAEGIKNLKFVDEVKAANLASKILKLVGVKAQVVLVHEGDQVTAGQSPDSCSAVAGAGARIATQVDPEIDVVLTGHSHQAYLCTIKDPAGNDRLYSQGGSFGRVITQVDLKVNLKNLDIDRSSVVADNHVVTRTVDPDPEISTFVQTWRDRVAPVANKAIGSITAELSNTATPSGESPLGDLIADAQLAATRTGGNAQIALMNPGGVRFPLTYPSSPAGEGDGVVTYGEAFAVQPFNNLMQVVTLTGAQLKTVLEQQFTGGPNNQPFNKILQPSANFTYTYSTSAPWGSKVSDMKIDGVPVTDTQTIRVAANNFLVGGGDAFAAFTEGTDLWSGPLDIDAFVAYLGANSPVAPPATNRITVAG
- the dcd gene encoding dCTP deaminase; translated protein: MLLSDRDILAEIDSGRLVLEPFDQEMIQPSSIDVRLDRFFRVFENHRYPHIDPSVEQPDLTRMVEPDGEEPFILHPGEFVLASTYEVITLPDDLASRLEGKSSLGRLGLLTHSTAGFIDPGFSGHVTLELSNVATLPIKLWPGMKIGQLCVFRLSSPAEHPYGSAKYGSRYQGQRGPTPSRSYRNFHRTKI
- a CDS encoding HARBI1 family protein; translation: MPTSVTYTATLDVRRETVLFLAALLHTERRRRGTRKGRRALGCFAQAVLILRWFLDNTRIKQLATDHHISRKTAYRYLHEGIDVLAAHAPGLRQVLDSAADTGLTHVNLDGIVIATDRVATPGPNGADLWWSGKHKHHGGNIQVISAPDGWPLWVSDVRPGREHDMTCARTHGIIATLATARDTVPALADLGYEGAADVIRVPVKKKRGQAILSDDQHTYNKLLRGLRGVGERANALLTVTFKALRRVSLDPWRIGQIVRAALVLLHREHDWTISASHNAIFGY
- a CDS encoding DUF6247 family protein, producing MTAQPQDFISGGTPLPEKNLRAIRAALVVPEDREAFDAGLRAVLDEVRVSLDLGALNAFVHRWWISACDTAKDPEGRRQMHVRAQQALAGEPVPQGRPWREILAARGIDV
- the mshD gene encoding mycothiol synthase, encoding MSAHVEIRQRLDDSEIAEVLGLVEAATQADGVRPLNEHVMLHLRYGGDPRARSLLLLQDGVLAGYAHVDPTDEVEGPSAELVIHPAHRRSGNGARLLRAVLDLAGGRLRLWAHGDHAAAGALAASFGLERVRSLWQMRRSLFAPLAAYTLPEGVRMRTFVPGQDEESWLKVNAAAFAHHPEQGAWTMDDLLRREQEPWFDPEGFFLAVRGDRLVGFHWTKIHGSSEHGHEPLGEVYVVGVDPSQQGTGLGKALTLAGLDHLRARGLAQAMLYVDEANTAAIRLYEGLGFARWDVDVMYATP